The following is a genomic window from Nicotiana tabacum cultivar K326 chromosome 3, ASM71507v2, whole genome shotgun sequence.
GTTAAAATACACTGATAAAAATTAGTTATATTGTCATGTATATAAATTTAGTCCTAAACGTGGTAACTGTTTTGAGGCATTTTCGCATCATTCACAATTAGTTTGTTCAATTCCCATAATTAGTTGGCCTAATCTCCTTTCTTTATCATTTTATATTATGTCTTTGAAGCTTATTTCCAAGATTAATGATGTAAGTACTATGTCCTAATTAGTATGGTATACGTATGCCTAAAGGAAAGGTTTTAGGCCATAATTTAGCCGTTATGTATCTTCCtcatttcatttctttccttctttctttctttctggtATTCTTTGTTGAAGTATTTCTAAGTAACCACCAAAGGTCGTGACAGGATGGATAGAATTCTTCATCCTTAACAGAGACGTCGGGTTTAAATTATAAAAAGTTCTGTGATCTTTACATAAATAGTCACTTGGAttcattgtttttatttttctagctagtatatatagattatacactGATTATTAACggttatgcatatattatatatggattatacatatattacaTATTTGCCGGCTATTTTGGTGTAAGTTGTTGGGTGGaaggctatttaggttaattaatTCTTCAAAAATTCTAGTAGGGAGCTCTTCCCCTTTAATGGGTCTTACAGCGCCGTGCAAATCCAATGCGAGTATAGAACACCGAGTGAAAAAAAAGAAGTATTTAGAGTAAgttttattaatttccttttacttttctagttttataaataaaaattaaatttgtctATTAGAAACTTTTCAGAAGGGGAGTCTTGGCTTAACTGATAAAATTGCTACCATGTGACcaagaggtcacgggttcgaaccgtggaaatagcctcttgcacAAATATAGGGTAAGACTCCGTAAAATAGACTCTTGTGATTCGACCCTTTtctggaccccgcgcatagcggaaaTTTAGTGCACCGAACTGCACTTTTTTTTAGAAGCTTTTCAAAAAACTCTATATAACCAACCAGAGAGCTTTCTCTTGTTAAACTCACAATCATTATTTTTTTGATATTGATCAAGAATAGAGTAATATTCTTCTAAATATGCGTTCTTCTCTACATCTTGTCTGTCTTTTTGCATTTCTCCTAGTTTTAGGGGCCTTTGCCAGTGGAGCCAAAGACTTGCCTTTTAATGTCAACTATCATATTCTGTTTGGAAATGAACACGTTGTGTCCTTCAACAGAGGAAGAGAACTTCAGATTTCAATGGACAAAACCTCTGGTAatttagtttatatatatatatatgtttcgcTTGCTCCGTTATATATCTTACCTTAGCTTAAGCTATTAGAAAGAACACATTTTTAACTGCTTAACTATGTACTGTACATGTCTCTCACGTGCTGACTGGTCTTTTTTTCTTAGGTTAAATAcgtgaaaattcttttttttataatGGACGTTGTCTATGAGAAATGAACCGGTCTTAGACGTACTTGAACTGTGTGACCATCTcatgaactaaaaatttaaacgcttaaaaaaataattttaattacttaattttgttttttaacaCATATCACCTATagtccaaaagaagaaaaaaaggaagaaattaaagaagtgtTTTCATGCATGATCAACTTTAGTTTTCATAATTGTATATGCATGGCGTACATTAAGGGCTCATTTGGTATGATAATGGATAATGAATAATTAATCCcgggattaaatttgagatgagttttttCCATATTAAGTTGGGATAAAATATATCGCAGTATAACAAATCCAGGGATTAGTTATCCCGGGATTgtaatattatttttatccctATTGGAGTGGGATAACAATTCCGGAATAACTAATCTTGCTATAATTAATCCTAGGATAACTTATTTCTAAACCAAACGAATACTAATTAAGTTATTCTttgcttatgtattttttttatattatgcaAAATTATTTGTTGAATTATAGGATCTGGCTTTGGGTCCAAGGCTAATTATGGTTCAGGCTTCTTTCACATGAGAATAAAGCTACCAGACAGAGACTCTGCAGGAGTCGTGACTGCTTTTTATGTAAGTATTAATATTTCTTATAAACTTATTTTAGTAAATTGAGTTTAACTTCTATACATCGacaatcttaaaaaaaaaaaatcaaattactcATAAAAGTGAGattaacaacttgaaaatatagcAGATTGCCAGATTACGCGCTATAATATATTAAAATACATTGAGTCGGCTTTGACCTAAGGCAAGTAAAGCAatatttcaattatttaatttacagtcAATTTGAGATTGAAATACATGCGGTTGAAAGTTGCAGCAATATAGATTTTTGATTGAAGTACTTACAGTTTAAAGTTGTAGCTATAAGagtaaacatcaaataaaatatatttaatttttatcgaAAAATTTAAGgcttctttttaaattttaatttgactCCCCATTATATTTAGCCGCCCCTGATTGTTAGTCTAAAAAAAACAAAGTTGCGTTAttagtgtatataagttaaaaccaagtaaatttaatatttaagatttggaaATTTGGTCTAAATTAAAGAATATAATTATGGTTGCAGTTAAGATCAAATACAAACAATGATCATGATGAGGTAGATTTCGAGTTTTTGGGCAACAGAGAAGGTAAACCATATACGTTGCAGACAAACATATTTGCAAATGGCCAAGGAAATAGAGAACAAAGGATGCATCTTTGGTTTGATCCAACTGCAGATTTTCACAACTACAAAATCCTATGGAACCAGCATCAGATAGTGTAAGACAATTATGTAcaccctttttttaaaaaaaaaaaaataggggtAGTTATAGTAGCGTACGCAGGATATTTCATAAGCGGTGTCACAATTTTAAAAAGTAAAACCAATGAACAAATTATTATAACGATAATCAGTGGCATTTTTTATATTTAtcctaaatatttttatttttcttatacatatatatattaaaagaatCCAACAAAACGTTATCTCGTGACACTGCAGCCCTAGGGGTAGGGTAAGGGAAATGGGGGAGGGGATTAGAAGGTGAAAAATCGAGTTCTCACCAAAAAGATAAAATTGAGGTAGTCAATCAATTTTTGtactatataatattatatatatatatatatataatattatatttcattgtgtttttgttgttttcCGCCGGTACAAACATTGAATAACTCTATCCACTAAAATTTTGACACATGAGAAAAAAACACCTAATTGAATCTTCTTTTACCATAGTCATGTATAGAACTAATAATAATCTAGTAACAAGGGCGGAGCTAGAGTGTTAAgagcgggttcggccgaacccagtagctttggttCGAACACTATATTTATCGtaaaaaatttattgaatatgtataaattattaatttactCAGTAACTTTAGGCGAGAAAAATCCCCAACCCCGCCTCTGTCTAGTAATAAAGATAAACGCTCATAGTGTATAGAACTAATAATCTCTTAACCTGAAAAAATAAGGTAAATAACCTATTAAATAAGTTGATTAAATTGCACTGATATGCAAAAGTTCATCTATAAGTTATTAGTAGAAAAACAAGATAAATTTCCTGAAACAAAAGACAAGTAACCTTTTACGACAAGTTAAATTTCATGAGTCtgatttttatgttttcttttgcAATATGTTTCAGGTTTTTTGTGGACAATATACCATTTAGAGTGTTCAAAAACAAGGCAAATATTGGAGTGAATTATCCATCAAAACCAATGCAAATATTAGCTACAATATGGGATGGAGATAATTGGGCAACAGATGGAGGATTAACAAAGACCAATTGGTCTTTTGCACCCTTTAAAGCTCATTTCCAAGATTTCGATATTATTGGCTGCCCAATTAGTTCCATTAATACTAATTGTAATTCTCCTAATTTTTGGTGGAACCAAAAAAAATATTGGAAGTTGAGttctaaacaaagaaaaaaatatgaaGAAGTTAAAGCCAAGTATATGACTTATGATTATTGTGTTGATAAGTCTAGGTTTTCTACTCCACCCCCAGAATGTTTTTCATAATTGTATAGAAAAATAGTACATGCAcctttaataaatattttaattttacaagtatatatatatatacaaatatatagtTCGAGTTGGAAACAATATGTGCATAGGTCCAGCTAGCACTTTTTTCTTTACAATAATGAAACTACAGTAAATAGAAAGTTTTGTTTCGATTTCTTGCTTTGCTTGGTGAATGCTTTTAATTTGGATTTAGCTTTTCAATATGTTTTGGGTATAAAATTCTTAATTTTCTCTCCTTGTATAATCTTGTAAGGAAGAGTATAATTACTCACATAAGTGGAGTAATCAAATATAAGTTCCTCCATATAATGGTTTAGATGAGGTATCAATAAGTACCTTTTAAATTTCATGAGTGATCAATGATCAATTTTACCAACAAGATTAATGAGGTTCTAAAATTATAACATCCTGATGTTAACATCAGTAAAGTCATAAAACTATTTTCTATATCATTAAAATTACTAAACTATACTCGCATAAGAGTTAAAATAGCACGTTCtgaccagttttcggactggtcattcaaaaataaccaacgtttgccaagtcattgaaaaataaccactattttgctgcaacagagaccggtccaacataatatactggagttcggtgcaccagtgtatgaacttccaacatattatgctggaactccaacacgcggaaagttccagcataatatactggagattcgaGCACttgtgtataaacttccagcatattatactggaccggtatactttgctggaactccagtatattatgttgtagttctagtgtacttatgctggaactccattatattatgctggagttccaatatacttatcctggaactccagtataatatgttggagttcaagtatacttatgttggaactacaacataatatactgacatattttttgggttttgaacagtgttttcgctcaaatttatctttatatgaaaagtggctaaatttcgattacttttaaaagcgtggctatttttgaatgaccacttgtaaatttggctattttttgaatttctccccgcATAAGAGGATTTAAATTGAGTAATATGGTCGATGAGAATTTCATATAGCCCCCACTTGTTTGGCTTGAATCGTGTAATAGTTAATACTctctccggtccaaaataagtgattttttggatgttttcacacagattaagaaatctatcttttagcattaattagcaatagaattgaccatattaacctttattatctcacataaatactcctaacacatattttaacattatttactccaaggacaatataggaaaaaaataattaattcattcttgaaatctgaaaaaattacttattttggaccacaagaaaaaggccaaaaaatcacttattttggaccggagggagtattataTTAAAATTACTAAATTGTGtttaattttttggaaaatacAACTCAACGGAAAAGTCAAATTCCCGAAGCCATAAATGACATGTCAgttaattaaatattgtattaATTAATGTTAATTTCTATGTGGGGATGAAATCTCCTTAAATCCCTAGCAAATACATGGATCGTTTGGAAATAGACCCCCAAATAGTCTTTGAAAAAAagctgatttgggtgaagtttgatttgaaattaaaaatgtgtttggacataaattttggGGTAAGTTTTGACAtattaaaaagttattttttctgCTAAAAAGTCTTAAATGGTCGTAATTTGGCTCAAAAAGAGGTCTTAAGCTATATTTTGGATTTGAAGTTTTGGTTTTTAAAGTCTCCCAAAAACTAAATTAATTCTATAAA
Proteins encoded in this region:
- the LOC107815793 gene encoding xyloglucan endotransglucosylase/hydrolase protein 2-like isoform X1; the protein is MRSSLHLVCLFAFLLVLGAFASGAKDLPFNVNYHILFGNEHVVSFNRGRELQISMDKTSGSGFGSKANYGSGFFHMRIKLPDRDSAGVVTAFYLRSNTNNDHDEVDFEFLGNREGKPYTLQTNIFANGQGNREQRMHLWFDPTADFHNYKILWNQHQIVFFVDNIPFRVFKNKANIGVNYPSKPMQILATIWDGDNWATDGGLTKTNWSFAPFKAHFQDFDIIGCPISSINTNCNSPNFWWNQKKYWKLSSKQRKKYEEVKAKYMTYDYCVDKSRFSTPPPECFS
- the LOC107815793 gene encoding xyloglucan endotransglucosylase/hydrolase protein 2-like isoform X2, with amino-acid sequence MDKTSGSGFGSKANYGSGFFHMRIKLPDRDSAGVVTAFYLRSNTNNDHDEVDFEFLGNREGKPYTLQTNIFANGQGNREQRMHLWFDPTADFHNYKILWNQHQIVFFVDNIPFRVFKNKANIGVNYPSKPMQILATIWDGDNWATDGGLTKTNWSFAPFKAHFQDFDIIGCPISSINTNCNSPNFWWNQKKYWKLSSKQRKKYEEVKAKYMTYDYCVDKSRFSTPPPECFS